A window from Pseudonocardia cypriaca encodes these proteins:
- a CDS encoding carbohydrate ABC transporter permease, with amino-acid sequence MLTAVLLALLAYFLLPLAWLVINSTKSTTGLFESFGLWFASDFHLFENVRDTLTYDGGIYGRWFLNTVLYAVAGAGGAALLAALGGYGVAKFDFPGRRLLLAGVLGAVMVPVTALAIPTYLLMSSVGLVDTPFAVIIPSMASPFGLYLMWIYAAAAVPDELLEAARIDGAGELRIFWSVAMRLLAPGFVTVLLFQLVHVWNNYFLPLIVLNDPAWFPLTVGLQQWNGQAYQVGGAQAVFTIVITGSLLAIIPLVVVFLVLQRYWQSGLATGGVKQ; translated from the coding sequence GTGTTGACCGCGGTGCTGCTCGCCCTGCTGGCGTACTTCCTCCTGCCGCTGGCCTGGCTCGTGATCAACTCGACGAAGAGCACGACGGGGCTGTTCGAGAGCTTCGGCCTGTGGTTCGCGAGCGACTTCCACCTGTTCGAGAACGTCCGGGACACCCTGACCTACGACGGTGGCATCTACGGCCGCTGGTTCCTCAACACCGTCCTGTACGCGGTGGCCGGCGCCGGAGGGGCAGCGCTGCTCGCGGCGCTCGGCGGGTACGGGGTGGCGAAGTTCGACTTCCCGGGGCGGCGACTGCTGCTCGCCGGCGTGCTGGGAGCCGTGATGGTGCCGGTCACGGCACTGGCGATCCCCACCTACCTGCTGATGAGCTCGGTGGGGCTGGTCGACACCCCCTTCGCGGTGATCATCCCCTCGATGGCGAGCCCGTTCGGGCTGTACCTCATGTGGATCTACGCGGCCGCTGCCGTGCCCGACGAGCTGCTCGAAGCGGCCCGCATCGACGGGGCGGGCGAGCTGCGGATCTTCTGGTCGGTGGCCATGCGTCTGCTGGCCCCCGGCTTCGTGACGGTGCTGCTCTTCCAGCTCGTCCACGTGTGGAACAACTACTTCCTGCCGCTCATCGTCCTCAACGACCCGGCCTGGTTCCCGCTCACGGTCGGGCTGCAGCAGTGGAACGGCCAGGCCTACCAGGTCGGCGGAGCCCAAGCCGTCTTCACGATCGTCATCACGGGTTCGTTGCTGGCGATCATCCCCCTGGTCGTCGTGTTCCTCGTGCTGCAGCGGTACTGGCAGTCGGGCCTCGCGACGGGCGGGGTCAAGCAGTAA
- a CDS encoding carbohydrate ABC transporter permease has translation MAVVSRGAPAGAGAHPSRRRALTGFLFFAPFLVVFLATIVAPLVYALGLSLFRRRLIGGTTFVGLDNYLRAATDPQFLAGIGRVGLFLVIQVPVMLLLALFVALAIDSRRVWWPKLFRLGVFVPYAVPSVVGALMWGFLYGGQFGLTGQLAEAFGVDPPDLLGSSLMLASLANIVTWQFVGYNMLILYAALRAIPQDLYDAAEVDGAGEFRKVWSVKLPALRPALLLATIFSVIGSFQLFTEPKVMTDLSPAVIGTSYTPNIYAYELAFNGQLVDYAAAISVLLGLVTIVVAYVVQLTTARREHIL, from the coding sequence ATGGCAGTGGTGAGCCGTGGGGCGCCCGCCGGAGCAGGTGCCCACCCCTCCCGGCGGCGGGCCCTCACCGGGTTCCTCTTCTTCGCCCCGTTCCTGGTCGTCTTCCTCGCCACGATCGTCGCGCCGCTGGTGTACGCGCTGGGCCTGAGCCTGTTCCGGCGGCGCCTGATCGGCGGCACCACGTTCGTCGGGCTCGACAACTACCTGCGCGCCGCCACCGACCCCCAGTTCCTCGCCGGGATCGGGCGGGTCGGGCTGTTCCTGGTCATCCAGGTGCCGGTGATGCTGCTGCTGGCGCTGTTCGTCGCGCTGGCCATCGACAGCAGGCGCGTCTGGTGGCCGAAGCTCTTCCGGCTGGGCGTCTTCGTGCCCTACGCGGTGCCCTCGGTGGTCGGCGCCTTGATGTGGGGCTTCCTCTACGGCGGCCAGTTCGGCCTCACCGGGCAGCTGGCCGAGGCGTTCGGGGTGGACCCACCGGACCTGCTCGGGTCGTCGCTCATGCTCGCGTCGCTGGCCAACATCGTCACCTGGCAGTTCGTCGGCTACAACATGCTGATCCTCTACGCGGCCCTGCGCGCGATCCCGCAGGACCTCTACGACGCCGCCGAGGTGGACGGCGCAGGCGAGTTCCGGAAGGTGTGGAGCGTCAAGCTGCCCGCGCTGCGACCTGCGCTGCTGCTCGCGACGATCTTCTCGGTGATCGGCAGCTTCCAGCTCTTCACGGAGCCGAAGGTGATGACCGACCTCTCGCCCGCCGTGATCGGCACCTCGTACACGCCCAACATCTACGCCTACGAGCTGGCGTTCAACGGCCAGCTGGTCGACTACGCGGCCGCGATCTCGGTGTTGCTGGGACTGGTCACGATCGTCGTCGCCTACGTCGTGCAGCTGACCACCGCCCGACGGGAGCACATCCTGTGA
- a CDS encoding LacI family DNA-binding transcriptional regulator, producing MVDSGARRATGRHGTPVMVDVAALAGVSYQTVSRVINDQPGVRHSTRERVLAAMRELGYRPSAAARSLASGRSRTIGIVTIGTDLYGPATTLRGVETAVRDAGYSVSTESLSRFDRASALSAVERMAAQRVEGILAIDPEVDAAAALRAMPPTVPLMVLCGGLDAVAAGFQFDSTAGAHNAVRHLLDLGHPTVRHLSGPLRFEAARSRVRGWRAALEAAGAPVHGPLEGDWSARSGYATGRVLAADPEVSAVFAANDQMALGLMLALHEAGRTVPGDVSVIGFDDIPEAAYFIPPLTTLRQDFVDEGRRAVAMLLAQIEHPGAAEPIPVRMVPDLIVRSSTGRYTPRPV from the coding sequence ATGGTCGACAGCGGTGCCCGCCGCGCCACCGGGCGGCACGGCACGCCGGTCATGGTCGACGTCGCCGCGCTCGCCGGCGTCTCCTACCAGACCGTCTCCCGCGTGATCAACGACCAGCCGGGCGTGCGCCACTCCACCCGCGAACGGGTGCTCGCCGCGATGCGCGAGCTCGGCTACCGGCCGAGCGCCGCCGCCCGCTCGCTCGCCTCCGGGCGGTCCCGCACGATCGGGATCGTCACGATCGGCACGGACCTGTACGGGCCGGCCACCACCCTGCGGGGCGTCGAGACGGCCGTGCGCGACGCGGGTTACTCGGTGAGCACCGAGAGCCTGTCGCGCTTCGACCGCGCCTCCGCGCTGTCCGCCGTCGAGCGCATGGCCGCGCAGCGCGTCGAGGGCATCCTGGCGATCGACCCCGAGGTGGACGCCGCCGCCGCGCTGCGCGCCATGCCGCCCACCGTCCCGCTGATGGTCCTGTGCGGTGGTCTGGACGCCGTGGCGGCCGGCTTCCAGTTCGACTCGACCGCCGGGGCCCACAACGCCGTCCGTCACCTGCTCGACCTCGGCCACCCCACGGTCCGGCACCTCTCCGGGCCGCTCCGCTTCGAGGCGGCGCGCTCCCGGGTGCGGGGCTGGCGCGCGGCCCTCGAGGCGGCCGGGGCGCCGGTTCACGGGCCGCTGGAGGGTGACTGGAGCGCGCGCTCCGGCTACGCCACCGGGCGGGTGCTCGCGGCCGATCCGGAGGTGAGTGCCGTGTTCGCCGCCAACGACCAGATGGCGCTCGGGCTGATGCTCGCGCTGCACGAAGCCGGCCGCACCGTGCCGGGGGACGTCAGCGTGATCGGCTTCGACGACATCCCCGAGGCGGCCTACTTCATCCCGCCGCTCACGACCCTCCGCCAGGACTTCGTCGACGAGGGGCGCCGCGCCGTCGCGATGCTGCTCGCCCAGATCGAGCACCCGGGTGCCGCCGAGCCCATCCCGGTGCGGATGGTCCCCGACCTGATCGTGCGCTCCAGCACCGGCCGGTACACCCCACGCCCCGTCTGA
- a CDS encoding glycoside hydrolase family 2 TIM barrel-domain containing protein: MTSAPYLEDPRPDARMLPPRAAVRSDAPRMSLNGQWRFELSPTVEEAPAGFADPGFDDAGWAQLPVPAHWQLHGYGKPAYTNTRYPFPIDPPHVPTENPTGSYRRTVAVPADWAGERIVLRFEGVDSCFAVWVNGHEVGTAQGSRLPSEFDVTEVVRPGADNLVAVRVHQWSAGSYLEDQDMWWMSGIFREVSLLARPASGVEDVFVHAGYDDGAGMLRVEAPANARVLVPELGIDVAAGEEVRVEGVQPWSAEVPRLYDVAVVTPAERVELRVGFRTVRISGGLLTVNGNRVLLRGVNRHEFHPDRGRAVTEQDMLDDVLLMKRHNVNAVRTSHYPPHPRFLELCDEYGLYVVDECDLETHGFVHVGWRGNPTDDPTWGDAYEDRMRRMVERDKNHPSVIMWSLGNESWTGRNLERMYRYAKDRDPGRPVHYEHCPDGRWSDVYSRMYASQAETDLIGRREEPARGVDPVQDAARREAPFVLCEYAHAMGNGPGGLTEYQELFEAHPRCQGGFVWEWIDHGLRTRDAQGREFFGYGGDFGEELHDGNFVADGLLFPDRTPSPGLHEFAKVIEPVRIAGTPDGRLRVTNLHEVLDLGHLRFPWAVEEDGVEVESGELDVPHVAAGESVELDLPAKAGGDAETWLTVRAVLAGDEPWAPTGHEIGWGQVRLVERPRGAALPGSGAVALDRVRGVLTELAGLTVDGPRLDAWRAPTDNDRIPRDSAADAWRAIGLHRLRHRVVDVRDEDGGVVVRTRTAPAALDAGFLSTMRWVPLAGGGLLLDVSVQPEGEWPAPIPRLGLVCSLPAELDGVTWYGGGPGEAYPDTRRAARIGRFTSSVDALQTPYVMPQENGRRADVRWAELTGGGGGLRIEALPTGEGDPGTFAFTARRWTSADLDAARHPVDLVPRDRVWLTVDLAHRGIGTASCGPDVLPQHELHAAPVRLRLAMTPA, translated from the coding sequence GTGACGTCCGCGCCCTATCTCGAGGACCCGCGTCCGGATGCCCGGATGCTGCCGCCCCGCGCCGCGGTCCGGTCGGACGCACCCCGGATGAGCCTCAACGGGCAGTGGCGGTTCGAGCTGTCCCCGACGGTGGAGGAGGCCCCGGCCGGCTTCGCCGACCCCGGGTTCGACGACGCGGGGTGGGCGCAGCTGCCGGTGCCGGCGCACTGGCAGCTGCACGGCTACGGCAAGCCGGCCTACACCAACACCCGCTACCCCTTCCCGATCGATCCGCCCCACGTGCCCACGGAGAACCCGACGGGCAGCTACCGCCGCACGGTCGCCGTGCCCGCCGACTGGGCGGGCGAGCGGATCGTGCTGCGGTTCGAGGGCGTCGACTCCTGCTTCGCGGTGTGGGTGAACGGCCACGAGGTCGGCACCGCACAGGGCAGCAGGCTGCCGTCCGAGTTCGACGTCACCGAGGTCGTCCGCCCCGGGGCCGACAACCTGGTGGCGGTGCGGGTGCACCAGTGGTCGGCGGGGAGCTACCTCGAGGACCAGGACATGTGGTGGATGTCCGGGATCTTCCGGGAGGTCTCGCTGCTGGCGCGCCCGGCGAGCGGGGTGGAGGACGTGTTCGTGCACGCCGGCTACGACGACGGCGCCGGGATGCTGCGCGTCGAGGCCCCCGCGAACGCGCGGGTGCTCGTGCCGGAGCTCGGCATCGACGTCGCCGCGGGCGAGGAGGTGCGGGTCGAGGGCGTGCAGCCGTGGAGCGCCGAGGTGCCCCGGCTCTACGACGTGGCGGTGGTGACGCCCGCCGAGCGCGTCGAGCTGCGGGTCGGCTTCCGCACGGTCCGGATCTCCGGCGGCCTGCTCACCGTCAACGGCAACCGGGTGCTGCTGCGCGGGGTGAACCGGCACGAGTTCCACCCCGACCGCGGCCGCGCGGTCACCGAGCAGGACATGCTCGACGACGTGCTGCTCATGAAGCGGCACAACGTCAACGCCGTGCGCACCAGCCACTACCCGCCCCACCCCCGGTTCCTCGAGCTGTGCGACGAGTACGGCCTGTACGTCGTGGACGAGTGCGACCTCGAGACCCACGGCTTCGTGCACGTGGGCTGGCGCGGCAACCCGACCGACGACCCGACCTGGGGCGACGCGTACGAGGACCGGATGCGCCGGATGGTGGAGCGCGACAAGAACCACCCCAGCGTGATCATGTGGTCGCTCGGCAACGAGTCCTGGACCGGCCGCAACCTCGAGCGGATGTACCGCTACGCGAAGGACCGCGACCCCGGCCGTCCGGTGCACTACGAGCACTGCCCGGACGGGCGCTGGTCCGACGTCTACAGCCGGATGTACGCCTCCCAGGCCGAGACCGACCTCATCGGTCGCCGGGAGGAACCGGCCCGCGGCGTCGACCCCGTGCAGGACGCCGCACGGCGCGAGGCGCCGTTCGTGCTCTGCGAGTACGCCCACGCGATGGGCAACGGCCCCGGCGGGCTCACGGAGTACCAGGAGCTGTTCGAGGCCCACCCCCGTTGCCAGGGCGGTTTCGTCTGGGAGTGGATTGACCACGGCCTGCGCACCCGGGACGCGCAGGGCCGCGAGTTCTTCGGCTACGGCGGCGACTTCGGCGAGGAGCTGCACGACGGCAACTTCGTGGCGGACGGGCTGCTCTTCCCGGACCGCACGCCCTCGCCGGGTCTGCACGAGTTCGCCAAGGTGATCGAGCCAGTGCGGATCGCGGGCACACCCGACGGGCGCCTGCGCGTCACCAACCTGCACGAGGTGCTCGACCTCGGCCACCTGCGGTTCCCCTGGGCCGTCGAGGAGGACGGGGTCGAGGTCGAGTCGGGCGAGCTGGACGTGCCCCACGTGGCGGCGGGCGAGAGCGTCGAGCTCGACCTGCCGGCCAAGGCGGGCGGCGACGCCGAGACCTGGCTGACCGTGCGCGCCGTACTCGCCGGGGACGAGCCGTGGGCGCCGACGGGCCACGAGATCGGCTGGGGCCAGGTGCGGCTGGTGGAGCGCCCGCGGGGAGCGGCCCTACCGGGCAGCGGCGCGGTGGCGCTGGACCGCGTGCGCGGGGTGCTCACGGAGCTCGCAGGTCTCACGGTGGACGGTCCGCGCCTCGACGCGTGGCGCGCCCCCACCGACAACGACCGGATCCCGCGCGACTCGGCCGCCGACGCCTGGCGGGCGATCGGCCTGCACCGGCTGCGGCACCGCGTGGTCGACGTTCGCGACGAGGACGGTGGGGTGGTCGTGCGCACCCGCACGGCGCCGGCCGCTCTCGACGCCGGGTTCCTGTCCACCATGCGCTGGGTCCCGCTCGCAGGCGGCGGGCTGCTCCTCGACGTCTCCGTGCAACCGGAGGGCGAGTGGCCGGCACCGATCCCGCGGCTGGGTCTCGTCTGCTCGCTGCCGGCGGAGCTGGACGGCGTCACCTGGTACGGCGGCGGGCCCGGGGAGGCCTACCCCGACACGCGGCGCGCGGCGCGCATCGGCCGGTTCACCAGTTCCGTGGACGCACTCCAGACGCCGTACGTCATGCCACAGGAGAACGGCAGGCGGGCGGACGTGCGGTGGGCCGAGCTGACCGGCGGGGGTGGCGGCCTGCGGATCGAGGCCCTGCCGACCGGCGAAGGGGACCCGGGGACGTTCGCGTTCACCGCGCGGCGCTGGACCAGCGCCGACCTCGACGCCGCACGGCATCCCGTCGACCTCGTGCCGCGCGACCGGGTCTGGCTCACCGTGGACCTGGCCCACCGCGGCATCGGCACCGCGAGCTGCGGGCCCGACGTGCTGCCGCAGCACGAGCTGCACGCGGCACCCGTCCGACTGCGGCTCGCCATGACCCCGGCCTGA
- a CDS encoding CBS domain-containing protein: protein MRIADVLRRKGTTVATVGPEVTVTELLGVLASHNVGALPVIENGSLIGIVSERDVVRRLHAGGASLLQAKVADIMTTEVTTCSPSDDVGDLAAVMTSRRFRHLPVLVNGELAGIVSIGDLVKARIDLLESEREQLQSYIAG from the coding sequence ATGCGGATCGCTGACGTACTGCGCAGAAAGGGCACGACCGTGGCGACGGTCGGGCCCGAGGTCACGGTCACCGAACTCCTCGGCGTGCTCGCCTCCCACAACGTGGGCGCCCTGCCCGTCATCGAGAACGGCAGCCTGATCGGCATCGTCTCCGAGCGGGACGTCGTGCGGCGGCTGCACGCGGGTGGTGCATCGCTCCTCCAGGCCAAGGTGGCGGACATCATGACCACCGAGGTCACCACGTGCAGCCCGAGCGACGACGTCGGTGACCTCGCCGCCGTCATGACCTCCCGCCGCTTCCGGCACCTCCCGGTGCTCGTGAACGGTGAGCTGGCCGGCATCGTCAGCATCGGCGACCTGGTGAAGGCGCGCATCGACCTGCTGGAGTCGGAACGGGAGCAGCTGCAGAGCTACATCGCAGGCTGA
- a CDS encoding VanW family protein: MRTPTGRAPVPRPVEQPNGQPGNGHADNGHAPNGKAANGQATNGHASNGQAGDGQVTKAQPTVGEAPTVRAAAQRPSPAARPSAEPHPLADPRPPAGAHPLADPRPSPAPHPKADARPPAAPRPSVERPAAEARPAPTPHPLADPRPSAAPHQRPAGENRAAAEQRPGEATTVVVPVAPRPVDDAAATQMLPRRSPVATEEPATERIERIPAMAPRPPLPPPDLPTRVGLGGPGDIDDGGPPTGTDGGRRPGRGRRRVLVLAAVVGALGVLYGADLLLSSGSMPRGVTVAGIGVGGLSLADAETQLRSEIGTRTAGPIPVTVGDARGEIDPAAAGLSIDWEATLDRAGSQPLNPITRITSFFSERETGVVTIADPTAVVQALEQLGPVVDRDPVEGTVRFEGTQPQPVDPQPGQQLDVPGASEVLQRDWANGGAVALPLTALPPTTTAEDVATAVEDIARPAVAAPITVVGENGVKGTVTPEVIAASLSFQAENGDLVPQLNQQAIQDALGSQLAASEKPGRDATFDFSSGRPVLVPSQDGRGVDYQATVAAMVGVLSSAEPREVTAVYAEKPAEVTTEELQALGNPEIIGEFTTGGFAPDSGQNIRRAAELVNGTVVQPGEVFSLDAVTGPRTAANGYVEAGVIDNGRASRGIAGGASQVSTTLYNAAYFAGMTLLEHKAHSFYISRYPAGREATIATGAIDNKFRNDNKTPIMIRTRWTPTSVTVQIYGQRQFEVTGEFGPRTNPTQPNEITIPSGEDCHASNGSPGFTITDTRTRRNVDTGEVSRETITTRYNPAPRVVCED; encoded by the coding sequence GTGCGCACGCCCACCGGGCGCGCCCCGGTACCCCGCCCCGTCGAGCAACCGAACGGTCAACCGGGCAACGGTCACGCAGACAACGGCCACGCTCCGAACGGGAAGGCCGCCAACGGCCAGGCGACGAACGGTCACGCGTCGAACGGTCAGGCCGGCGACGGGCAGGTCACCAAGGCGCAGCCCACGGTCGGCGAAGCGCCCACGGTGCGTGCAGCGGCCCAGCGGCCGTCCCCCGCGGCGCGTCCATCGGCGGAACCGCACCCGCTCGCCGATCCGCGCCCGCCCGCGGGGGCGCACCCGCTCGCCGACCCCCGCCCGTCCCCTGCGCCGCACCCGAAGGCCGATGCGCGGCCGCCCGCTGCGCCGCGCCCGTCGGTCGAGCGGCCTGCGGCCGAAGCGCGGCCTGCCCCGACCCCGCATCCGCTCGCCGACCCCCGCCCGTCCGCGGCGCCGCACCAGCGTCCGGCCGGTGAGAACCGAGCAGCCGCAGAGCAGCGGCCCGGCGAGGCCACCACGGTCGTCGTCCCGGTGGCACCCCGGCCCGTCGACGACGCCGCGGCCACCCAGATGCTGCCGCGCCGCTCGCCGGTGGCCACCGAGGAGCCGGCCACCGAGCGGATCGAGCGGATCCCGGCCATGGCGCCCCGCCCGCCGCTGCCGCCGCCCGACCTCCCCACCCGCGTCGGTCTCGGCGGTCCCGGCGACATCGACGACGGAGGACCCCCCACCGGCACCGACGGCGGCCGCAGGCCCGGCCGCGGGCGCAGGCGCGTGCTGGTGCTCGCGGCGGTGGTCGGCGCGCTCGGCGTGCTCTACGGCGCCGACCTGCTGCTGAGCTCCGGATCGATGCCGCGCGGTGTCACGGTGGCCGGCATCGGCGTGGGCGGGCTGTCGCTCGCCGACGCCGAGACGCAGCTGCGCTCGGAGATCGGCACCCGCACGGCGGGCCCGATCCCGGTCACCGTCGGCGATGCGCGCGGGGAGATCGACCCCGCGGCGGCGGGTCTGTCCATCGACTGGGAGGCCACGCTCGACCGCGCAGGCTCCCAGCCGCTGAACCCGATCACCCGGATCACGTCGTTCTTCTCGGAGCGCGAGACCGGGGTCGTCACGATCGCCGATCCCACGGCGGTGGTCCAGGCGCTGGAGCAGCTCGGGCCGGTCGTCGACCGGGATCCGGTCGAGGGCACGGTGCGGTTCGAGGGCACGCAGCCGCAGCCGGTGGACCCGCAGCCGGGCCAGCAGCTCGACGTTCCCGGGGCCAGCGAGGTCCTGCAGCGGGACTGGGCGAACGGGGGCGCGGTCGCGCTGCCGCTCACCGCGCTTCCGCCCACCACCACCGCTGAGGACGTCGCCACCGCGGTCGAGGACATCGCGCGTCCGGCGGTGGCCGCGCCGATCACGGTCGTCGGCGAGAACGGGGTGAAGGGCACGGTCACCCCGGAGGTGATCGCGGCGTCGCTGAGCTTCCAGGCCGAGAACGGCGACCTGGTGCCGCAGCTGAACCAGCAGGCGATCCAGGACGCGCTCGGGTCCCAGCTGGCCGCGTCGGAGAAGCCGGGCCGGGATGCCACGTTCGACTTCTCGAGCGGCCGTCCCGTCCTCGTTCCGTCGCAGGACGGGCGCGGCGTCGACTACCAGGCGACGGTCGCGGCGATGGTCGGTGTGCTGAGCAGCGCGGAACCCCGTGAGGTCACCGCGGTCTACGCGGAGAAGCCGGCCGAGGTCACCACCGAGGAGCTGCAGGCGCTGGGCAACCCGGAGATCATCGGCGAGTTCACGACGGGCGGGTTCGCCCCCGACTCCGGCCAGAACATCCGCCGGGCCGCCGAGCTGGTCAACGGCACGGTGGTGCAGCCGGGCGAGGTGTTCAGCCTCGACGCGGTCACCGGACCGCGCACCGCGGCCAACGGGTACGTCGAAGCCGGCGTGATCGACAACGGGCGGGCGTCCCGCGGCATCGCCGGCGGGGCCTCCCAGGTGTCCACCACGCTCTACAACGCCGCCTACTTCGCCGGCATGACGTTGCTGGAGCACAAGGCGCACAGCTTCTACATCAGCCGCTACCCGGCCGGCCGGGAGGCGACGATCGCCACCGGGGCGATCGACAACAAGTTCCGCAACGACAACAAGACGCCGATCATGATCCGCACCCGGTGGACGCCGACGTCGGTCACGGTGCAGATCTACGGACAGCGCCAGTTCGAGGTCACGGGCGAGTTCGGGCCGCGCACCAACCCGACCCAGCCCAACGAGATCACCATCCCGTCGGGAGAGGACTGCCACGCCAGCAACGGGTCCCCCGGTTTCACGATCACCGACACCCGCACCCGGCGCAACGTCGACACCGGCGAGGTCAGCAGGGAGACCATCACCACGCGCTACAACCCCGCGCCCCGCGTCGTCTGCGAGGACTAG
- a CDS encoding GroES family chaperonin, with translation MQDAKLEIQMLHDRVLVKPDSAGERRSGAGIVIPATAEVARRLVWGEVLGTGAHCRTVKVGDRVLFARDDQYEVDVQGATYLVLREREVHAVATERTEHGTGLYL, from the coding sequence ATGCAGGACGCCAAGCTCGAGATCCAGATGCTGCACGACCGGGTCCTCGTGAAGCCGGACTCGGCCGGGGAGCGGCGTAGCGGTGCGGGAATCGTCATCCCCGCAACCGCGGAGGTCGCCAGGCGTCTTGTCTGGGGGGAGGTGCTCGGTACGGGAGCGCACTGCCGCACCGTCAAGGTCGGCGACCGGGTGTTGTTCGCGCGCGACGACCAGTACGAGGTCGACGTGCAGGGCGCCACCTACCTGGTCCTTCGGGAACGGGAAGTGCACGCCGTCGCCACGGAGCGCACCGAGCACGGTACTGGGCTGTACCTGTGA
- a CDS encoding ATP-binding protein, protein MDPVRNPFAPGAGQRPPELAGRDKELDAFEIVLERVARGRPERSLVLTGLRGVGKTVLLGELRSMAMRAGWGAGKIEARPDADLRRPLAAALHRAIRDLAVRHRDPERAGDDPVDPDRADEVLGVLKAFAMRSAPDGAKLRERWQPGIDVPVANGRADSGDIEIDLVELFTEVAGLAQEVGSGVAVLIDEMQDLRPDDISALCAACHELSQSRAPLVVVGAGLPHLPAVLSASKSYSERLFKYVRIGQLDRADADFALLAPAEREDASFDLDALDALYEASGGYPYFVQAYGKAAWDAAPRSPIGAPDVKLAAPEAESELAVGFFGSRYERATPAEREYLRAMAELSEGRDEPVGTAGIADHLGRKASSLSPARDSLLKKGLVFSAQRGQIAFTVPHFGRYLLTQP, encoded by the coding sequence ATGGACCCCGTGCGCAACCCGTTCGCGCCCGGCGCGGGCCAGCGGCCCCCCGAGCTCGCCGGCCGCGACAAGGAGCTCGACGCGTTCGAGATCGTGCTGGAGCGGGTGGCCCGCGGCCGGCCGGAGCGCAGCCTCGTGCTGACGGGGCTGCGCGGGGTCGGCAAGACCGTGTTGCTCGGCGAGCTGCGGTCGATGGCGATGCGGGCCGGGTGGGGGGCCGGCAAGATCGAGGCGCGGCCGGACGCCGACCTGCGCCGCCCGCTCGCCGCGGCACTGCACCGGGCAATCCGCGACCTCGCCGTGCGCCACCGGGACCCGGAGCGGGCGGGCGACGATCCGGTCGACCCGGACCGCGCCGACGAGGTGCTCGGTGTGCTGAAGGCGTTCGCGATGCGTTCGGCGCCCGACGGCGCGAAGCTGCGCGAACGCTGGCAGCCCGGCATCGACGTGCCCGTCGCCAACGGCCGGGCCGACTCCGGCGACATCGAGATCGACCTCGTCGAGCTGTTCACCGAGGTGGCGGGGCTCGCCCAGGAGGTCGGTTCCGGGGTGGCCGTGCTCATCGACGAGATGCAGGACCTGCGCCCGGACGACATCTCGGCGCTGTGCGCGGCGTGCCACGAGCTGTCGCAGTCCCGTGCCCCGCTCGTGGTGGTCGGGGCCGGGCTGCCGCACCTGCCCGCGGTGCTCTCGGCGTCGAAGTCCTACTCGGAGCGGCTGTTCAAGTACGTGCGGATCGGGCAGCTCGACCGGGCCGACGCCGACTTCGCGCTGCTCGCGCCCGCCGAGCGGGAGGACGCATCGTTCGACCTCGACGCGTTGGACGCCCTGTACGAGGCCTCGGGTGGCTACCCGTACTTCGTGCAGGCCTACGGGAAGGCGGCGTGGGACGCCGCTCCCCGCAGCCCGATCGGGGCGCCCGACGTCAAGCTGGCGGCGCCGGAGGCCGAGAGCGAGCTCGCCGTCGGCTTCTTCGGGTCCCGGTACGAGCGGGCGACGCCCGCGGAGCGGGAGTACCTGCGCGCGATGGCCGAGCTCTCCGAGGGCAGGGACGAGCCCGTCGGGACCGCCGGGATCGCGGATCACCTCGGCCGAAAGGCTTCATCTCTATCCCCGGCCCGTGACAGCCTGTTGAAGAAGGGGCTCGTCTTCTCGGCCCAACGGGGTCAGATCGCGTTCACCGTGCCCCACTTCGGCCGCTACCTGCTCACGCAGCCCTGA